A genomic segment from Vibrio tubiashii ATCC 19109 encodes:
- a CDS encoding TIGR03747 family integrating conjugative element membrane protein, translating into MAESSVARAEHPVAKKGFIGKTLDLIFKVIGLLLFSALMSIIIEWIGMVFFYPEQGYTGYEHAEEMMRKEISYLGSSLDGDSLNGEAVQAASGKVTDVVNFLFIDSGIVDMLTSAKTPDANDGKFVRLVKGLIAEYYNYFMAAIYILIMFLIRLSILVLSIPAFLLFGLVGVSDGLMQRDLRRWCGGNESGYIYHWAKRFAMPVLIMAWVIYLAIPNSIHPNFIITPFAVLFGLVLMVMTSKFKKYL; encoded by the coding sequence ATGGCGGAATCTAGTGTAGCCAGGGCAGAGCACCCTGTTGCTAAGAAAGGATTTATCGGAAAGACCTTGGATCTCATATTCAAGGTCATTGGGTTACTTCTCTTTTCGGCTTTAATGTCCATTATCATTGAATGGATCGGTATGGTTTTCTTCTATCCAGAGCAGGGATACACCGGGTATGAACATGCTGAAGAAATGATGAGGAAAGAAATTAGTTATCTGGGAAGCTCTCTCGATGGTGACTCCCTGAATGGTGAGGCTGTCCAGGCCGCGAGTGGGAAGGTTACCGATGTGGTAAATTTCCTTTTCATTGATTCCGGGATAGTGGACATGCTGACTTCTGCAAAAACGCCGGACGCAAATGATGGTAAGTTCGTTCGGTTGGTCAAAGGGCTGATTGCTGAGTATTACAACTACTTTATGGCAGCCATTTACATTCTGATTATGTTCTTAATCCGACTGTCTATCCTGGTCCTATCAATACCGGCGTTTCTCCTGTTTGGATTAGTTGGTGTCTCGGATGGACTGATGCAAAGGGATTTACGGCGTTGGTGTGGTGGCAATGAATCTGGGTACATCTATCACTGGGCCAAACGCTTTGCTATGCCGGTTCTGATTATGGCGTGGGTAATCTATCTGGCCATCCCCAACAGCATACATCCTAACTTCATTATCACGCCTTTTGCTGTCCTGTTCGGACTTGTTTTGATGGTTATGACCAGCAAGTTTAAGAAGTACCTCTAA
- a CDS encoding integrative conjugative element protein, RAQPRD family, with protein sequence MMNKLITLLLVSFVSLPQVSMADVWAEREALAKIKNELAALEALVMTAKMRSNSNDRTTFDYQVLLDDLRKIQAGISHHLTVPMEPVVPSSIDALSSDYTEHQK encoded by the coding sequence ATGATGAACAAATTGATAACTCTTCTCCTGGTGAGCTTCGTGAGCCTTCCGCAGGTGTCTATGGCGGATGTATGGGCTGAGCGTGAAGCGCTGGCAAAAATTAAAAATGAATTGGCTGCGCTGGAAGCCTTGGTGATGACCGCCAAGATGCGCAGTAACTCGAACGATCGGACGACGTTCGATTACCAGGTTCTGTTAGATGACCTGAGAAAGATCCAAGCCGGAATTTCTCATCATCTGACGGTGCCGATGGAGCCAGTGGTTCCATCGTCCATCGATGCTCTCAGTAGTGACTATACGGAGCATCAAAAATGA
- a CDS encoding DUF3262 family protein gives MNAAQSAAFEEGTGDFFTAAELLWTIQAIGTTAVFLYVAWLCYRAYDDYGAEVITAKDMIIVWFRGVFVMMVLLYLLVN, from the coding sequence ATGAACGCTGCTCAATCTGCTGCATTTGAAGAAGGCACGGGAGATTTCTTTACCGCTGCTGAACTTCTCTGGACTATCCAGGCAATCGGCACAACGGCAGTGTTTCTTTATGTCGCTTGGCTGTGCTACCGCGCATACGACGACTATGGGGCGGAGGTCATTACTGCAAAGGACATGATAATCGTATGGTTTCGTGGTGTCTTTGTGATGATGGTACTCCTTTACCTACTTGTTAACTAA
- a CDS encoding TIGR03745 family integrating conjugative element membrane protein, whose protein sequence is MKNLIVTCKDKLAAVKTTLATMLFFAFSSAHAALPDTADPTNAAADGDYIGLLKGYAFDIAIVLGLVLGTIAFLAVAKNMVAVYNDIGAGKKTWGDMGMHGGMGVLLLVFVVYLLTEAAGIIF, encoded by the coding sequence ATGAAAAACCTGATCGTAACCTGCAAAGACAAGCTGGCCGCAGTGAAAACTACACTGGCCACTATGTTGTTCTTCGCCTTCTCCAGCGCTCACGCTGCTCTACCTGATACTGCTGACCCGACCAACGCGGCCGCTGATGGTGACTATATCGGCCTGTTGAAAGGTTATGCCTTTGACATCGCGATTGTTCTCGGCTTGGTACTTGGCACCATCGCTTTCTTGGCGGTCGCCAAGAACATGGTAGCTGTCTACAACGACATCGGTGCTGGCAAGAAAACCTGGGGTGACATGGGTATGCACGGCGGCATGGGCGTACTGCTTCTGGTATTCGTCGTCTACCTGCTGACTGAGGCAGCCGGGATCATCTTCTAA
- a CDS encoding TIGR03750 family conjugal transfer protein, with protein sequence MNGREIEFIPDRLIEEPVVFRGLTDTEVVMIIVAAIIFWIPVCVILLIPFGWALFGVGIGFGMAIGTLLVVGKYLQGLKRRMPDGLHVVYLKKQAQKKYSFFNFGYIETSQSWDIRRDQPVKKINMEPEE encoded by the coding sequence ATGAACGGACGAGAAATCGAGTTCATCCCCGACCGGCTCATCGAAGAGCCGGTCGTCTTTCGGGGACTGACCGATACCGAGGTCGTGATGATTATCGTGGCCGCAATCATTTTCTGGATTCCCGTCTGTGTAATCTTGCTCATTCCATTTGGTTGGGCGTTGTTCGGAGTGGGTATTGGCTTCGGCATGGCCATAGGCACTTTGCTGGTTGTGGGCAAATACCTTCAAGGCCTCAAGCGACGAATGCCTGACGGCTTGCATGTGGTGTACCTGAAAAAGCAAGCGCAGAAGAAATATTCATTTTTCAACTTCGGATACATCGAGACATCACAGAGTTGGGACATCCGACGAGATCAACCCGTTAAGAAAATCAACATGGAGCCCGAGGAGTAG
- a CDS encoding PFL_4703 family integrating conjugative element protein, which translates to MARLKKALDGRDSHILTLRILIGILAIALFYSIAGWKAAPEHIKIDIPPDLRSGSTRGIQERHPFNVYAFGYYIFQQMNNWPVEGVEDYKKQINRLSCYITPRFKGELERDYEQRLKRHELNRTRALQEMPDRPYTDKRVYVESGDSWVAFYDVNIKETFRSEIVKDIFVRYPVRIVRWDVDPECNLWGLALDGFYKNPKRLEGNQQENENVQDTSGEVAGR; encoded by the coding sequence ATGGCAAGATTAAAGAAAGCGTTAGATGGTCGGGACTCTCACATTCTGACTCTGCGAATCCTTATCGGCATATTGGCAATTGCCTTGTTTTATTCAATTGCTGGATGGAAGGCCGCACCTGAACACATCAAGATTGATATTCCACCGGATCTTCGTTCTGGCTCAACACGCGGTATCCAGGAACGTCACCCTTTTAACGTCTACGCCTTCGGCTATTACATCTTCCAGCAAATGAATAACTGGCCAGTGGAAGGCGTTGAAGATTACAAAAAGCAGATTAATCGCCTTAGCTGTTACATCACACCTCGCTTTAAAGGTGAGCTTGAGCGTGACTACGAACAACGTCTGAAACGACATGAGCTAAACCGTACTCGTGCTCTTCAGGAAATGCCAGACCGTCCCTATACCGACAAGCGAGTGTACGTTGAGTCCGGTGATTCGTGGGTTGCCTTTTACGATGTGAATATCAAAGAGACATTCCGTTCAGAGATCGTGAAAGACATCTTTGTGCGTTACCCCGTTCGCATCGTTCGATGGGATGTTGATCCTGAGTGCAACCTCTGGGGTTTGGCCCTGGACGGCTTCTATAAAAATCCGAAACGTCTTGAAGGTAACCAGCAAGAAAACGAAAACGTTCAGGACACGAGCGGCGAAGTGGCGGGAAGATAA
- a CDS encoding TIGR03749 family integrating conjugative element protein has protein sequence MKKLLNKAALIVAVVGFYSGSALATEIIHYTNLPVTIELRKGEERSIQFGDHVQVGITKGQQMKKLFRVQSAQGAVHFLPYEEFDKQRVQVKRLTDGRVILLDLIAGKEDPNAKPLEDIRILLESENVVPEDERQVSDSPMDIPVITPVDLTRFAAQRLYGPTRLHRDRPGITETTLGVKGAVRVFKGENKYKTYSKPILAYQGGGYYLAAIHIKNTSEDEVKLNYLDLNLPFSHATFQHHMLYPNGTPGDSTVLYLISEKPLKETLYPWTYYQDLKAEAEEIARLEEKAEAEKKRNRHKHK, from the coding sequence ATGAAAAAACTACTTAATAAAGCAGCATTGATTGTCGCCGTGGTTGGGTTTTATAGCGGCTCGGCTTTAGCGACAGAAATCATTCACTACACCAATCTGCCAGTCACTATCGAACTGCGAAAGGGAGAAGAACGCAGTATTCAGTTTGGTGATCACGTTCAGGTAGGTATTACTAAAGGGCAGCAGATGAAAAAGCTGTTCCGGGTACAGTCGGCGCAGGGGGCGGTGCATTTTCTACCATATGAAGAGTTTGACAAGCAGCGTGTACAAGTTAAGCGGCTGACAGATGGCCGCGTCATTCTTCTCGACCTGATTGCTGGGAAGGAAGATCCGAATGCAAAGCCGTTGGAAGATATTCGGATACTTCTGGAATCTGAAAACGTCGTTCCTGAAGATGAGCGTCAGGTATCAGATTCTCCGATGGACATCCCGGTTATTACACCAGTTGATTTGACTCGGTTTGCGGCACAACGACTATATGGACCAACGAGACTACATCGTGATCGTCCCGGAATCACTGAGACGACTTTGGGAGTAAAGGGAGCGGTTCGTGTCTTTAAGGGTGAGAACAAATACAAGACGTATTCCAAACCGATATTAGCCTACCAGGGTGGTGGTTATTATCTGGCAGCTATTCACATCAAGAACACCTCTGAAGATGAGGTAAAGCTGAACTACCTCGATCTCAATCTGCCGTTTTCTCACGCTACTTTCCAACATCATATGTTGTATCCAAACGGTACGCCGGGTGACAGCACTGTGCTGTACCTGATTTCAGAAAAGCCATTGAAGGAGACGCTTTACCCCTGGACCTACTATCAGGACCTCAAAGCGGAGGCTGAAGAAATCGCGCGACTTGAAGAAAAAGCGGAGGCGGAGAAGAAGCGCAACCGCCATAAACACAAGTAA
- a CDS encoding TIGR03752 family integrating conjugative element protein: MKSNIVIKALAVVIVVILLVVVMKGRKEKQVTAQAPGQATELTGLSAIESGPAQPDNGLAIDPLEEGFLEEEYGVDVDSPVETMRTLTNETRAVREDSVKLQEENKRLKQEIDKLLKMEESLNKRINSRFSNAEKDAAEKQRELEHTQDLTRGLISKLEKRLEELQQGGKEKGGNTTANGYDIGNAGIPSGLGYDENGMQVDFDQVVWTNPIDANVDPRDPTKISLPDFSAAAEENLPALAKGPTKSKKQTKEERSVKAYTIPINGTLIGSVSMTAMLGRIPINGQVIDPYPFKVMVGEENLSSNGIHIPGVTGIKMSGIAKGDWTLSCVSGEITSMTFTFQDGTIVTFPEPGTKTTDPIAWFSDKNGIPCITGQRITNAASYLTSRVGLTAAASYANAEAASQFTTQSNNNGGLTSGLTGDPKIVAKNTAISEGLNEVTDWLDARQENSFDAIYVPPGTELAIHISEELKIDYDPEGRKVNHYANINRRSDRHLD, encoded by the coding sequence ATGAAATCAAATATTGTTATCAAAGCCTTGGCGGTCGTAATCGTCGTCATCCTTTTGGTTGTTGTGATGAAGGGCCGCAAGGAAAAGCAAGTTACCGCACAAGCGCCTGGTCAAGCGACTGAATTGACCGGGTTGTCTGCTATTGAGAGCGGTCCTGCACAACCGGACAACGGCCTCGCTATTGACCCACTTGAAGAGGGGTTTCTTGAAGAAGAGTACGGTGTAGACGTTGATAGTCCAGTTGAGACTATGAGAACGCTTACCAATGAAACTCGTGCGGTTCGCGAAGACTCAGTAAAGCTTCAGGAAGAGAACAAGCGTCTAAAGCAAGAGATCGACAAACTCCTGAAGATGGAGGAAAGCCTTAATAAGCGAATCAATAGCCGGTTTTCTAATGCAGAAAAAGATGCAGCGGAAAAGCAGCGCGAGCTGGAGCACACTCAAGATCTTACTCGTGGCCTGATCAGCAAACTCGAAAAGCGCCTTGAGGAGTTACAGCAGGGAGGCAAAGAAAAGGGCGGCAACACAACTGCGAACGGTTATGACATTGGCAATGCCGGAATTCCAAGTGGTTTGGGATATGACGAAAACGGTATGCAGGTTGATTTTGATCAGGTTGTTTGGACGAATCCGATTGACGCCAATGTGGACCCGCGTGATCCGACAAAGATCAGTCTTCCTGATTTCAGTGCAGCAGCAGAAGAAAATCTTCCAGCGTTAGCTAAAGGACCAACTAAGTCCAAGAAGCAAACCAAAGAAGAGCGGTCTGTCAAAGCTTACACCATTCCAATTAACGGTACCTTGATTGGCTCAGTTTCCATGACGGCCATGCTTGGACGTATTCCGATCAATGGTCAGGTTATCGACCCTTATCCGTTTAAGGTGATGGTGGGTGAGGAAAACCTGTCCTCCAACGGCATCCATATACCAGGTGTTACCGGCATCAAAATGTCGGGCATTGCTAAGGGAGACTGGACCCTTTCTTGTGTGAGTGGGGAGATCACTTCCATGACGTTCACATTCCAGGATGGAACCATTGTGACCTTCCCGGAACCAGGTACAAAAACAACAGATCCGATCGCATGGTTCTCAGATAAGAATGGTATTCCATGCATTACTGGTCAGCGAATTACAAACGCTGCTTCATATCTGACATCTCGGGTAGGGCTTACCGCAGCCGCTTCATATGCAAATGCGGAAGCCGCAAGCCAGTTCACCACACAATCCAATAACAATGGCGGGTTGACCAGTGGGTTAACCGGTGATCCGAAGATTGTTGCCAAAAATACAGCTATTTCAGAAGGCCTTAACGAGGTGACTGATTGGCTGGATGCACGCCAAGAAAATTCCTTTGACGCCATCTATGTACCACCTGGTACCGAGCTGGCTATTCACATTTCAGAGGAATTAAAAATTGACTATGACCCAGAAGGTAGAAAGGTAAATCACTATGCGAATATTAACCGTCGTTCTGACCGTCACCTTGATTAG
- a CDS encoding TIGR03751 family conjugal transfer lipoprotein, which yields MRILTVVLTVTLISMLSACATKDSIIPVPEHDMKEVYNRHMQGIGDGELYDKRSLIRRPMVEGDVVLSDYVRTEKTQLEARFKTLPNPTMYMFVAPHLAADTQVPIPGYLTEFKMWEREHYALPGEISDMKSSFEGE from the coding sequence ATGCGAATATTAACCGTCGTTCTGACCGTCACCTTGATTAGTATGTTGAGTGCCTGTGCTACCAAGGATTCCATTATTCCGGTACCAGAGCACGACATGAAGGAAGTCTACAACAGACACATGCAGGGCATCGGGGATGGTGAACTGTATGACAAACGTTCGTTGATTCGTCGCCCAATGGTTGAGGGAGATGTGGTCTTGAGCGATTACGTCCGTACTGAGAAGACTCAGCTTGAAGCTCGATTCAAAACGCTTCCCAATCCAACCATGTACATGTTTGTTGCACCACACCTGGCTGCCGATACGCAAGTGCCGATTCCAGGCTATCTCACCGAATTCAAAATGTGGGAGCGGGAGCACTATGCGTTGCCAGGTGAGATCAGCGATATGAAATCCAGCTTTGAGGGAGAGTGA
- a CDS encoding conjugative transfer ATPase, which yields MSFAQKLKEVFIPPKDDQEPVANQPQPEAETEEQVEGKKKPLTSMDAARIYGRPSSFVQKLPWYEFQTESQTILLDDGKSVGAVFDIVPIATEGRSYNWLQDRRDMIQDALQDCFEELPSGPWIIQQYTYDDDNMEEYIDKLRAYPKAYCKDTKYTKEWLDIMEAHLRGICKEGGLFEDKEVLDAPWGGKIRRIKMVVYRRLPPKWKSYAGMTPEEELNDVIQKLETAFRDAGISLIRNNGKMFYEWMLGWFNPRPLLTNGDKRKFRELASYVDEDDLPYGDDLAESLFFNLPKSDAENQTWTFDELPHRCIRVHKLRRTPKIGQISGEVGSVTPDGASTGKASCMMDKMPPGTIMATTIIITPQDEVQNHINRIQDKSKGESVDATMARKDCDIAKNLMGNKHKLYRAMMCVYIRGENLKDLRKKSNQVSTMLLTNQLAPVREEDESLGLDAYIYNLPMVYEPKMDRNYKATRPVWSQHLANLSSVFGRHRGTGNPGQTMYNRGGEPISFDPFHSQDRKKNAHGLILGPTGAGKSASITNMASQIMALLRPRLYIIEAGNSFGLLADYFADKDMTVNKVQLKPGAGVTLPPFVDADKLLDADEEELLGSRIVSDTSMITEDDLRAHIPEKIKIDDTYKTYNELTELERKHVRDKAAMDVIAEMMMAEDSDGDDEGDEQRDIMGEMEIIATLMITGGEEEEAKKLTRADRRMIRDAILNGARKARSEGRRTMTSDVADGFSMINKNDNYPEHRRMRAFEMGESLRMFCDGFEGEVFNTDGEAWPDTDVTIVDLATFAREGYNAQLAIAYTSIMMRINNLAEKHQHDERPIVMLTDEGHIITTNPLLAPFVVKVVKMWRKLGAWWWVATQNMADFPNAAKKMLNMIEWWICLVMPQDEIEDIARFKSLNEEQKQLMLSAKKEPKKYTEGVVLSENMEALFRNVPPSLFLSLAGTEKDEKTERAKYMRQFGITEVEAAEYVGRMIDYYRGIAEKPEDPKPRKAMSKEKALARETLARLERESAALSEEQANSEVLKVLQEDIEADQEEGVSV from the coding sequence ATGAGTTTTGCGCAAAAGCTGAAGGAAGTTTTTATTCCGCCAAAAGACGATCAGGAGCCTGTTGCAAATCAGCCTCAGCCAGAAGCCGAGACTGAGGAACAGGTAGAAGGGAAGAAGAAACCTTTGACCTCGATGGACGCTGCTCGCATTTATGGCAGACCTTCGTCGTTTGTGCAGAAACTTCCCTGGTACGAGTTCCAAACAGAATCTCAGACCATCCTACTCGATGACGGCAAATCCGTAGGTGCTGTTTTCGACATAGTGCCGATTGCGACTGAAGGCCGTTCATACAACTGGCTCCAGGATCGTCGTGACATGATTCAAGATGCTCTTCAGGACTGCTTCGAGGAGCTTCCATCTGGGCCGTGGATCATTCAGCAATATACCTATGACGATGACAACATGGAGGAGTATATCGACAAACTCCGTGCTTATCCGAAGGCCTATTGCAAGGATACCAAGTACACCAAAGAGTGGCTGGACATCATGGAGGCGCACTTACGGGGCATCTGTAAGGAGGGCGGTCTGTTCGAGGATAAAGAAGTCCTTGATGCTCCTTGGGGAGGCAAGATCCGCCGCATCAAAATGGTGGTCTATCGCAGACTTCCGCCAAAGTGGAAATCTTATGCTGGCATGACGCCAGAAGAAGAGCTGAATGATGTAATCCAGAAACTGGAAACCGCATTCAGGGATGCTGGTATTTCGCTGATCCGGAATAACGGGAAGATGTTCTACGAGTGGATGTTGGGTTGGTTCAATCCTCGTCCACTTCTGACGAATGGCGATAAGCGTAAATTCCGTGAGTTGGCCAGCTACGTTGATGAAGATGATCTTCCCTACGGCGATGACCTAGCGGAAAGCCTGTTCTTCAATTTGCCGAAGTCAGACGCTGAAAATCAGACATGGACCTTTGATGAGCTGCCCCATCGCTGTATTCGCGTACACAAACTCCGTCGAACCCCAAAGATTGGCCAGATCTCAGGTGAAGTCGGCTCGGTGACACCAGATGGTGCTTCAACCGGCAAAGCCAGTTGCATGATGGACAAAATGCCTCCTGGTACCATTATGGCCACCACGATCATCATTACTCCCCAGGATGAAGTTCAGAATCACATTAATCGTATCCAGGATAAGTCCAAGGGCGAATCTGTAGATGCGACTATGGCACGTAAGGACTGTGATATTGCCAAGAACCTCATGGGCAATAAACACAAGTTGTACCGTGCCATGATGTGTGTGTACATCCGAGGTGAAAACCTGAAGGATTTGCGCAAGAAGTCAAACCAGGTCAGCACAATGTTGCTGACCAATCAGTTAGCGCCAGTACGCGAAGAAGATGAATCTCTGGGTCTGGATGCCTACATATACAACCTGCCGATGGTTTACGAGCCAAAGATGGATCGTAATTACAAAGCCACTCGTCCGGTCTGGTCTCAGCACCTGGCAAATCTTTCATCGGTCTTTGGCCGACATCGCGGTACCGGCAATCCCGGCCAGACCATGTATAACCGTGGCGGCGAACCAATATCATTCGATCCGTTCCATAGTCAGGACCGGAAGAAGAACGCGCATGGTCTGATCCTCGGGCCTACTGGTGCGGGTAAGTCTGCATCGATTACCAATATGGCCTCACAAATCATGGCTTTGCTACGGCCTCGTTTGTACATCATCGAAGCCGGTAACTCCTTTGGACTTCTGGCGGACTATTTCGCTGACAAGGACATGACCGTTAACAAAGTGCAGTTGAAGCCCGGTGCTGGCGTAACGCTGCCGCCGTTCGTTGATGCGGACAAGTTGTTGGATGCAGACGAAGAGGAGCTTCTTGGCTCTCGAATCGTCAGTGACACCTCCATGATCACTGAAGATGACCTCAGAGCTCATATCCCTGAGAAAATTAAAATCGACGATACCTACAAAACCTATAACGAACTGACTGAGCTGGAGCGAAAGCACGTTCGAGATAAGGCCGCTATGGATGTCATCGCCGAGATGATGATGGCAGAAGACAGCGACGGTGACGATGAGGGAGATGAACAGCGGGACATTATGGGTGAGATGGAAATCATAGCCACACTCATGATCACCGGTGGTGAAGAAGAAGAGGCTAAAAAGCTCACCCGTGCAGACCGTCGAATGATTCGGGATGCCATTCTCAATGGTGCAAGAAAAGCGCGGTCGGAAGGTCGCCGTACCATGACTTCAGATGTTGCTGATGGCTTCAGCATGATCAACAAAAATGACAACTACCCTGAGCACAGAAGAATGCGTGCTTTTGAGATGGGTGAATCTCTGCGGATGTTCTGTGATGGCTTTGAGGGTGAAGTGTTCAACACCGATGGAGAAGCTTGGCCTGATACCGATGTGACCATCGTGGACTTGGCTACATTTGCCCGTGAAGGTTACAACGCCCAGCTTGCTATCGCATACACCTCCATCATGATGCGCATTAACAACCTTGCGGAGAAGCATCAACACGATGAGCGTCCTATCGTTATGTTGACGGACGAGGGCCACATCATCACAACGAACCCGCTGTTGGCACCGTTTGTTGTGAAGGTCGTGAAAATGTGGCGTAAGTTGGGGGCCTGGTGGTGGGTAGCCACGCAGAACATGGCGGACTTCCCGAATGCAGCCAAGAAGATGCTCAACATGATTGAGTGGTGGATCTGCTTGGTAATGCCTCAAGACGAGATTGAAGACATCGCCCGCTTCAAGAGTCTCAACGAAGAGCAGAAGCAACTCATGCTCTCTGCGAAGAAGGAACCCAAAAAGTACACCGAGGGGGTGGTTCTTTCGGAAAACATGGAAGCTCTATTCCGGAACGTACCGCCTTCACTTTTCCTCAGTCTTGCAGGGACGGAGAAAGACGAAAAAACAGAACGTGCCAAGTACATGAGGCAGTTTGGTATCACGGAAGTTGAAGCTGCTGAATATGTCGGTCGCATGATTGACTACTACCGTGGTATCGCTGAAAAGCCCGAAGACCCTAAGCCGCGCAAGGCTATGAGCAAGGAAAAAGCGTTAGCCAGAGAAACTCTCGCCCGTCTTGAGCGTGAGAGTGCTGCACTTTCAGAAGAACAAGCAAATTCTGAAGTGTTGAAGGTATTGCAGGAAGATATTGAGGCTGACCAGGAAGAGGGAGTTTCTGTATGA
- a CDS encoding DUF1525 domain-containing protein, whose product MTPVRFLFVLLVLGCQSVLANPISNIRVFQTDAVPVREDLKLPPNMVVHVYNMDTKNNATAKLNEMVKAKLSSNVGPSNYRDANQQAFSEVLNGPHWRSLYEEMEEGGEAIEYAIRFRIKKLPAIVFNDKSVVYGVTSLQEAIRIFNNKGGDR is encoded by the coding sequence ATGACGCCCGTAAGATTTCTTTTTGTACTTCTGGTGCTTGGCTGCCAGTCGGTATTAGCCAATCCAATCAGTAATATCCGTGTATTCCAAACAGATGCTGTTCCTGTTCGAGAAGACCTCAAGCTGCCGCCCAACATGGTGGTTCATGTGTACAACATGGACACCAAAAACAATGCCACGGCCAAGCTCAACGAGATGGTGAAAGCCAAGCTTAGCTCGAATGTTGGGCCTTCAAATTATCGAGACGCCAATCAGCAGGCATTCAGTGAAGTACTTAATGGACCGCACTGGCGTTCGCTTTATGAAGAGATGGAAGAGGGTGGCGAGGCCATCGAGTACGCCATTCGATTCAGAATCAAAAAGCTGCCAGCCATTGTGTTTAACGACAAGTCAGTGGTCTACGGCGTTACCTCCTTACAAGAGGCGATCAGAATCTTCAACAACAAAGGGGGTGATAGATGA
- a CDS encoding TIGR03756 family integrating conjugative element protein gives MKKLLFVVIALCLSGMAGQAFAYPDTWTQFDPNDLDAARDQTMGNTQQMLEERGSVECIACHGETNDQYDGVMNTLEISEATMSAALSCMNWELRGICVWMTCLVPPVCSFSTSLKVKNHVPDLVIQSYDRANGEPWTESQDINQVSQGDADSSWVTTIISWIEDYNVDDVGIRGGVSTEAKKDQHANLYFKLVDAYGNPSLIAYNALAQTTFGLVCAGQTFPFFPYFISNLDSIAWRWDVPEMFYPQSWLPLINTWDLGSVTNNYGAIYPRHGFMTAQDPLKAGVLSAFRAAHFITRSGEPHLYYTIDKADQDGYWPSDPLDKDREDTGIWQMLYPRTDSSCQRFPYGGNPSSNRRSTDGSYIWNFWKSYKCCTRQGQQLIFHTG, from the coding sequence ATGAAGAAACTACTGTTTGTCGTCATCGCGCTCTGTTTATCCGGCATGGCAGGTCAAGCATTCGCGTATCCGGATACATGGACGCAGTTTGACCCGAATGACCTTGATGCAGCTCGTGACCAGACTATGGGGAATACCCAGCAAATGCTGGAGGAGCGGGGGAGCGTTGAGTGTATTGCATGTCATGGTGAGACGAACGATCAATATGATGGAGTAATGAATACCCTGGAGATCAGTGAGGCTACCATGTCAGCGGCACTGTCCTGTATGAACTGGGAGCTTCGCGGAATATGCGTTTGGATGACTTGTCTGGTTCCACCGGTATGCTCATTCAGTACCTCATTAAAGGTGAAGAACCATGTACCTGATCTGGTTATTCAGTCCTATGACCGGGCCAATGGCGAACCTTGGACGGAATCGCAGGATATTAACCAGGTTTCTCAGGGGGATGCCGATTCCTCATGGGTAACAACCATCATCTCCTGGATTGAGGATTATAACGTTGATGATGTTGGTATCCGTGGTGGGGTGAGTACAGAGGCGAAGAAAGATCAGCACGCCAACCTCTACTTCAAACTGGTGGATGCCTACGGCAACCCGTCGCTGATCGCGTATAACGCTTTGGCTCAAACGACGTTCGGCCTAGTCTGTGCCGGACAGACGTTTCCGTTTTTCCCGTATTTCATATCCAACCTGGACTCTATTGCCTGGCGTTGGGACGTGCCGGAGATGTTCTATCCGCAGTCATGGTTACCGCTGATCAACACCTGGGATCTTGGTTCAGTGACTAATAATTACGGTGCGATTTATCCACGCCACGGATTTATGACGGCTCAAGATCCTTTGAAAGCAGGTGTGCTGTCCGCGTTCCGTGCCGCACATTTCATCACTCGCTCTGGTGAGCCTCATCTTTATTACACCATTGATAAGGCCGACCAGGACGGGTACTGGCCATCCGATCCATTGGACAAGGACAGAGAAGACACGGGTATTTGGCAGATGCTTTATCCTCGTACCGACAGTTCCTGCCAGCGTTTCCCGTATGGCGGTAATCCTTCGAGTAATCGGCGTTCTACTGATGGCAGCTATATCTGGAATTTCTGGAAGTCTTACAAGTGCTGTACGCGGCAAGGCCAGCAACTGATTTTTCATACGGGTTAA